One genomic window of Motacilla alba alba isolate MOTALB_02 chromosome 1, Motacilla_alba_V1.0_pri, whole genome shotgun sequence includes the following:
- the CRYZL1 gene encoding quinone oxidoreductase-like protein 1 isoform X1, with translation MKALYAQQSSPGEEMTFVFQERESLPASRDHDVKVQVRACALSWVDTKLLSEIKLKKDLVPVGREISGVVLEVGSKVTFFQPDDEVVGILPLDSEESGVCEVILVHEHYLVHKPQKVCWAEAAGTLRDGLRAYTALHYLAHVSPGTSVLVLDGASPFGTIAIQLAQHRGAKVISTAHSLEDKQYLERLRPAGGVRQPLVARVIDVSHGKIDLAESCLEETGGLGLDIVLDAGVRLYSAEDEPGSRCQLLPHKHDIITLLGVGGRWITTERNLQLDPPDSHSLFLKGATVSFLNDEVWNLSNVQQGKYLAILEDIMEKLSNSIFRPQLDEPVPLYEAKVSMEIVQKNQARKRQVIQF, from the exons ATGAAGGCCCTGTACGCTCAGCAGAGTTCTCCTGGAGAGGAAATGACATTTGTGTTCCAGGAAAGG GAGAgccttcctgccagcagagaCCACGATGTGAAGGTGCAGGTCAGAGcctgtgctctgagctgggtgGACACAAAG CTCCTGTCAGAAATCAAACTGAAGAAGGATCTTGTGCCTGTTGGGCGAGAGATTTCGGGAGTTGTGCTGGAAG TTGGAAGCAAGGTGACCTTCTTCCAGCCAGATGATGAAGTGGTGG GAATTCTGCCCCTGGATTCTGAGGAGTCTGGTGTCTGTGAAGTTATCCTGGTTCACGAGCATTATTTGG TTCACAAGCCACAGAAGGtctgctgggcagaggctgccGGGACGCTCCGCGACGGGCTCCGCGCGTACACGGCCCTGCACTACCTGGCCCACGTGTCCCCTGGCACAAGTGTCCTTGTCCTGGATGGAGCAAGT CCATTTGGTACCATTGCAATTCAGCTGGCCCAACACAGAGGGGCCAAAGTCATCTCCACTGCCCACAGCCTGGAGGACAAGCAGTACCTGGAGAGGCTCAGACCTGCTGGGG GCGTCCGGCAGCCTCTGGTGG CGCGGGTGATCGACGTGTCGCACGGCAAGATCGACCTGGCCgagagctgcctggaggagaCGGGCGGGCTGGGCCTGGACATCGTGCTGGATGCCGGAG TGAGGTTATACAGTGCTGAAGATGAGCCAGGCTCCaggtgccagctgctgcctcacaaGCACGACATCATCACGCTGCTGGGGGTCGGGGGACGCTGGATAACCACGGAGAGGAACCTGCAG CTGGATCCTCCAGACAGCCATTCCTTGTTCCTGAAGGGAGCCACAGTGTCCTTCCTGAACGATGAGGTCTGGAACTTGTCCAATGTGCAGCAGGGGAAGTATCTCG CCATCCTGGAAGATATCATGGAGAAATTATCAAATAGCATTTTCAG GCCTCAGCTGGATGAACCCGTCCCATTGTATGAAGCCAAAGTTTCTATGGAAATAGTTCAGAAGAATCAAGCAAGAAAGAGACAAGTCATCCAGTTCTGA
- the CRYZL1 gene encoding quinone oxidoreductase-like protein 1 isoform X2 has protein sequence MKALYAQQSSPGEEMTFVFQERESLPASRDHDVKVQVRACALSWVDTKLLSEIKLKKDLVPVGREISGVVLEVGSKVTFFQPDDEVVGILPLDSEESGVCEVILVHEHYLVHKPQKVCWAEAAGTLRDGLRAYTALHYLAHVSPGTSVLVLDGASPFGTIAIQLAQHRGAKVISTAHSLEDKQYLERLRPAGGVRQPLVVRLYSAEDEPGSRCQLLPHKHDIITLLGVGGRWITTERNLQLDPPDSHSLFLKGATVSFLNDEVWNLSNVQQGKYLAILEDIMEKLSNSIFRPQLDEPVPLYEAKVSMEIVQKNQARKRQVIQF, from the exons ATGAAGGCCCTGTACGCTCAGCAGAGTTCTCCTGGAGAGGAAATGACATTTGTGTTCCAGGAAAGG GAGAgccttcctgccagcagagaCCACGATGTGAAGGTGCAGGTCAGAGcctgtgctctgagctgggtgGACACAAAG CTCCTGTCAGAAATCAAACTGAAGAAGGATCTTGTGCCTGTTGGGCGAGAGATTTCGGGAGTTGTGCTGGAAG TTGGAAGCAAGGTGACCTTCTTCCAGCCAGATGATGAAGTGGTGG GAATTCTGCCCCTGGATTCTGAGGAGTCTGGTGTCTGTGAAGTTATCCTGGTTCACGAGCATTATTTGG TTCACAAGCCACAGAAGGtctgctgggcagaggctgccGGGACGCTCCGCGACGGGCTCCGCGCGTACACGGCCCTGCACTACCTGGCCCACGTGTCCCCTGGCACAAGTGTCCTTGTCCTGGATGGAGCAAGT CCATTTGGTACCATTGCAATTCAGCTGGCCCAACACAGAGGGGCCAAAGTCATCTCCACTGCCCACAGCCTGGAGGACAAGCAGTACCTGGAGAGGCTCAGACCTGCTGGGG GCGTCCGGCAGCCTCTGGTGG TGAGGTTATACAGTGCTGAAGATGAGCCAGGCTCCaggtgccagctgctgcctcacaaGCACGACATCATCACGCTGCTGGGGGTCGGGGGACGCTGGATAACCACGGAGAGGAACCTGCAG CTGGATCCTCCAGACAGCCATTCCTTGTTCCTGAAGGGAGCCACAGTGTCCTTCCTGAACGATGAGGTCTGGAACTTGTCCAATGTGCAGCAGGGGAAGTATCTCG CCATCCTGGAAGATATCATGGAGAAATTATCAAATAGCATTTTCAG GCCTCAGCTGGATGAACCCGTCCCATTGTATGAAGCCAAAGTTTCTATGGAAATAGTTCAGAAGAATCAAGCAAGAAAGAGACAAGTCATCCAGTTCTGA
- the DONSON gene encoding protein downstream neighbor of Son, producing the protein MAAPAEPGHSPGFKKPPALLRLKRKRPGRRSDPAAAAEAAAAPAPRGSAAARRRNPFSSLDNAPRRAAAAPQPPAAAPAGGDPSAAPFWQFLEPACEEKAPGRAEPAESSDILALSQDLHSPVAVPKAPSSPRQEFPADWSIKTRVLFMSSQPFTWAEHLKAQEEAQGVAQHCRAAAAALPPSVQEPRLCTELRCAFQQSLLYWLHPSLPWLPLFPRLGADRRMAGKACPWAQDEALQQALMSDWSVSFTCLYNLLRAGLCPYFYVCAAQFSVLFRAAGLAGSAVPTAAIAPTTRGLRDAMRAEGIEFSLPLLEESRARKQKNSEEDLETAEGLREGSGVEDSGEPAPSDDDDDDGSFSWLEEMGVQDKVKKPDTISIQLRKEKHEVQVDHRPESLVLVRGSNTFRLLNFLISCRSLVAVAGPQAGLPPTLLSPVAFRGGTMQTLKARTVSGRARVQGGFEDVFSLELLGPVLPHALHALTLLLAPAQRGAFRALLSAHEPSAAFNSSPAPAQEDVQQDLPACGLHPRTLDQLRQRPTLGKSSIRLLEMKDYTYTWKA; encoded by the exons ATGGCCGCCCCCGCCGAGCCCGGGCACTCGCCCGGCTTCAAGAAGCCACCGGCGCTGCTGCGGCTGAAGCGCAAACGTCCTGGGCGGAGGAGCGatcccgccgccgccgcggaagccgccgccgccccggccccgcggggctctgcggccgcccgccgccgcaaccccttctccagcctggacAACGCtccgcggcgggcggcggccgccccTCAGCCTCCGGCagcggccccggcgggcggggATCCATCGGCAGCGCCCTTCTGGCAG tttttaGAGCCGGCCTGTGAGGAGAAGGCCCCCGGGAGAGCGGAGCCTGCTGAGAGTTCCGACATCCTCGCCCTAAGCCAG GACCTTCATTCACCTGTTGCTGTACCCAAAGCTCCCTCCTCGCCACGACAGGAATTCCCTGCGGACTGGAGCATTAAAACACGGGTTCTCTTCATGTCCTCCCAACCCTTCACCTGGGCAGAGCACCTGAAAGCCCAGGAGGAGGCGCAGGGGGttgctcagcactgcagagccgcggcggccgcgctgccgccgAGCGTGCAG GAGCCGCGGCTGTGCACGGAGCTGCGCTGCGCcttccagcagagcctgctctaCTGGCTGCACCCCTCGCTGCCCTGGCTGCCGCTCTTCCCCCGCCTCGGGGCGGACAGGAGGATGGCTGGAAAGGCCTGTCCGTGGGCACAGGATGAGGCCCTGCAGCAAGCGCTCATGAGTGACTG GTCGGTGAGCTTCACCTGTCTGTACAACCTGCTGCGGGCCGGGCTGTGTCCCTATTTCTACGTGTGCGCGGCGCAGTTCTCGGTGCTGTTCCGCGCCGCGGGGCTGGCGGGCAGCGCCGTGCCCACGGCCGCCATCGCGCCCACCACGCGCGGCCTGCGCGACGCCATGCGCGCCGAGG GCATAGAGTTCTCCTTGCCTCTGCTGGAGGAAAGTAGAGCCAGGAAGCAGAAAAACTCGGAGGAGGATTTGGAAACCGCTGAGGGCCTCAGAGAGGGCAGCGGCGTGGAGGACTCGGG GGAGCCAGCTCCCAgcgatgatgatgatgatgatggaaGCTTCTCTTGGCTTGAGGAGATGGGAGTCCAGGACAAGGTGAAGAAACCGGACACTATTTCTATCCAGCT GCGCAAGGAGAAGCACGAGGTGCAGGTGGATCACAGGCCCGAGTCGCTGGTGCTGGTGAGGGGCAGCAACACCTTCAGGCTGCTGAACTTCCTGATCAGCTGCCGCAGCCTGGTGGCCGTGGCGGGGCCGCAGGCGGGGCTGCCCCCGACGCTGCTGTCCCCGGTGGCTTTCCGGGGCGGGACCATGCAGACGCTCAAG GCTCGGACTGTCAGCGGCCGCGCCCGGGTGCAGGGGGGCTTCGAGGAcgtgttcagcctggagctgctggggccgGTCCTGCCGCACGCCCTGCACGCCCTGACGCTGCTGCTGGCCCCGGCGCAGCGCGGCGCCTTCCGCGCCCTGCTCAGCGCCCACGAGCCCAGCGCCGCCTTCAACagcagcccggccccggcccag GAGGATGTGCAGCAGGACCTGCCCGCCTGCGGGCTGCATCCCAGGACTCTGGATCAGCTGAGGCAGCGCCCGACCCTGGGGAAATCCTCCATCCGCCTGCTGGAGATGAAGGATTACACCTACACCTGGAAGGCCTAG